The DNA sequence ATCATATAAGAAAAAATCATGCAAAAGTCCCCCTCTTGCTGTTGATTTATAATCAGCTCCTATATATTTACTTATTTTATAAGATAAATATGAAACTTCTAATACATGTTTATATATTGATGAATTATGATGATAAAAATTCTTTAATTTTAAAAATTCTTTATTCTCTATAATATCCTTTACAATATTATAATACTCCTCCTCAGAAGGAGTTTTTCCTTTTTCATACTCTATTTTTTTGCTATTTATTAAAGATATGATTTTCCCTACTCTTTGGCTAAGACTATCAGATATATTTTTATATATAAATCCACTTAAATTTGGAAAGGCTTTTGTCAATCTTATTGTTGATAAAAAAATCTTTTCTATCTCTAAGTTATTTAGATTTTCATGATTTTCTTTAAAGAATAATATTTTCCTCTTAAATCTACTTAAAGCATTAGAAGATATAATTAAATCTGTTATAAAATATAATATCATCATAACAGATATTCCTTCTAATATTTCAGGATTTTGTTTATATAAGATTTTTTTAAAAAATGGATGTATTTCATAATTAAATATAATTGCTAATACCATCCATGCTAATGAAAATTTTAAACATACTTTTCCACCGATATTAAATCTGTCCTTAGAATAATCCCACAACTTAACTTTATATATCATTTCTAATAATTCTCCTACAATATATTCTATAATTGTTAAAATAATAAAAAATATTAAACTTTTTAAAGCTATATTATCAAATTTTCCATTATTCAAACTATTATTTATCCAAACAACTGTTAAGGCCCCAATTCCATAAATAGGGGTGAATGGCCCCATCAAAAATCCAGCATTTACAAATCTTTTCTGTCTATAAGAACGATATACCACTTCTAAAATCCATCCTAAAAATGAGTAAATTGTAAAAAACATTATAACATAAAATATATTTTCCATAAATTCACATCCTTAATTATTATTTTTTACATTATCCTCTTTTTATATCTACTTCTATTATCCCTATTTTTTTACTTCTAGAAATTCTCCAAAGCAACCTCCAAAACTAATTATTAATAATAATTTTTTTAATCTCTTCATCTTTTATCTCTTCCTTTTTATATTATACACTATTTATAGTCGAAATGAAACAATAAAAAGTCAAGAGAATAAAAATAAAGAAGCAATTTTTATTAAAAAAATTGCTTCTTTATGATTTTTTTACTATTCTTTACATTTAATTTTAATATCTATCTATAAATTCCTCTTTACAATCTTGCATTATAAGTTCTGCATCTTTTTCTTCTACATTTAAATCAGATA is a window from the Haliovirga abyssi genome containing:
- a CDS encoding putative ABC transporter permease, producing the protein MENIFYVIMFFTIYSFLGWILEVVYRSYRQKRFVNAGFLMGPFTPIYGIGALTVVWINNSLNNGKFDNIALKSLIFFIILTIIEYIVGELLEMIYKVKLWDYSKDRFNIGGKVCLKFSLAWMVLAIIFNYEIHPFFKKILYKQNPEILEGISVMMILYFITDLIISSNALSRFKRKILFFKENHENLNNLEIEKIFLSTIRLTKAFPNLSGFIYKNISDSLSQRVGKIISLINSKKIEYEKGKTPSEEEYYNIVKDIIENKEFLKLKNFYHHNSSIYKHVLEVSYLSYKISKYIGADYKSTARGGLLHDFFLYDWRNHSEPDLAKNKLHGFAHPKIALKNSEKNFKLNKIEKDIIIKHMWPLTIIPPRYKESFIVTFVDKYLATKEFATSFTGKLKNILD